A genomic segment from Nocardiopsis sp. Huas11 encodes:
- a CDS encoding MsnO8 family LLM class oxidoreductase, with protein MRVSLLDRSRTREGDSDAESIATTVERAVRADELGFHRFWTAEHHAVPGIAGAAPTVLLAAIGARTRRVRLGTGGVMVPNHNPLVIAEQALLLEALYPGRIDLGLGGSLGFTAPIRRALGRTALHGDDYPIEVERVREYLEGRAEITARPDVGPPPVFLLAVRGGLALAAELGLPAVVGGPTVRDEPRLAAYFRDFRPNATASEPYLVLNVDVSVADTEERARELLLPDAWAYAESRDVGEFRAQRPVGEVRRLLDGTTRERKLKAVDDWVAGALFGTPEQVEASLTELVERTGASEVLANVSTYDRDEVRRTDEFLASLQTPERIAVGPYVRPDTGGAHVRR; from the coding sequence ATGCGTGTCTCCCTGCTCGACCGCTCACGGACCCGCGAGGGCGATTCCGACGCGGAGTCCATCGCGACGACCGTCGAGCGGGCGGTACGCGCGGACGAACTGGGCTTCCACCGGTTCTGGACCGCCGAGCACCACGCGGTCCCGGGTATCGCCGGCGCCGCCCCCACCGTGCTGCTCGCGGCGATCGGCGCCCGCACGCGCCGTGTCCGCCTGGGCACCGGTGGGGTCATGGTGCCCAACCACAACCCGCTGGTGATCGCCGAGCAGGCGTTGCTGCTGGAGGCACTCTACCCGGGCAGGATCGACCTGGGGCTGGGCGGCTCCCTGGGCTTCACCGCTCCGATCCGGCGCGCGCTCGGGCGGACCGCGCTGCACGGGGACGACTATCCGATCGAGGTCGAGCGGGTTCGGGAGTATCTGGAAGGTCGGGCCGAGATCACCGCCAGACCCGACGTCGGGCCTCCACCGGTTTTCCTGCTGGCCGTCCGGGGCGGCCTGGCCCTGGCCGCGGAGCTCGGCCTCCCTGCGGTGGTCGGCGGGCCGACCGTGCGCGACGAGCCGCGCCTGGCCGCGTACTTCCGCGACTTCCGCCCGAACGCGACCGCGTCAGAGCCTTATCTGGTGCTGAACGTGGACGTCTCCGTCGCGGACACCGAGGAGCGGGCCCGCGAGCTTCTGCTGCCCGACGCCTGGGCCTACGCCGAATCGCGGGACGTCGGCGAGTTCCGCGCGCAGCGCCCGGTCGGGGAAGTACGCCGGCTGCTCGACGGCACCACCCGGGAGAGAAAGCTGAAGGCGGTGGACGACTGGGTGGCCGGCGCGCTCTTCGGTACCCCGGAGCAGGTGGAGGCCTCGCTCACCGAGCTCGTCGAGCGCACCGGTGCCTCGGAGGTCCTCGCGAACGTCAGCACCTACGACCGCGACGAGGTCCGGAGGACGGACGAGTTCCTCGCGTCGCTCCAGACCCCTGAGCGGATCGCGGTCGGGCCGTACGTGCGCCCCGACACCGGCGGGGCGCACGTACGGCGGTGA
- a CDS encoding carboxymuconolactone decarboxylase family protein: MNAERPFIDKEHPKVYGAMLKAATASRAASHEAGLGDDLIEMVNIRVSQINGCSTCLSIHFPKARRAGVEQSTLDVLPAWRETKLFTDRQRAALELAESLTVIDPALDRQAVNARAAAHLTTAQISAVEWTTTLINAFNRISIASGHPVIG; encoded by the coding sequence GTGAACGCCGAACGCCCCTTCATCGACAAGGAACACCCCAAGGTCTACGGGGCGATGCTCAAGGCGGCCACGGCCTCCCGGGCCGCGTCGCACGAGGCCGGTCTGGGCGACGACCTCATCGAGATGGTCAACATCCGGGTGTCCCAGATCAACGGTTGCTCGACCTGCCTGAGCATCCACTTCCCCAAGGCCCGCAGGGCCGGGGTGGAGCAGAGCACCCTGGACGTGCTGCCCGCGTGGCGCGAGACGAAGCTGTTCACGGATCGGCAGCGGGCCGCGCTCGAACTGGCGGAGTCCCTGACCGTGATCGACCCGGCCCTCGACCGGCAGGCCGTCAACGCCCGTGCGGCCGCCCACCTGACCACCGCCCAGATCTCCGCGGTGGAGTGGACGACCACCCTGATCAACGCGTTCAACCGCATCTCGATCGCCAGCGGACATCCGGTGATCGGGTAG
- a CDS encoding GNAT family N-acetyltransferase, with the protein MTEQRTDKTGAPVSIALDQDRAISAYTVSVDGEALAGRADFVDPPQAADERVFFHTEVAEEFGGRGLAGLLVREALADSIRRNLTVVPVCPLFARHLKEHGDEYEAGGGRFRRPRPADLALVKETVENAGDA; encoded by the coding sequence ATGACCGAACAACGAACGGACAAGACGGGTGCGCCCGTGTCCATCGCACTCGACCAGGACCGCGCCATCAGCGCCTACACCGTGAGCGTGGACGGTGAGGCCCTCGCCGGACGCGCGGACTTCGTCGACCCGCCGCAGGCAGCCGACGAGCGCGTCTTCTTCCACACCGAGGTCGCCGAGGAGTTCGGCGGCCGGGGCCTGGCCGGGCTGCTCGTCCGCGAGGCACTGGCCGACAGCATTCGCAGGAACCTCACCGTCGTGCCCGTGTGCCCGCTGTTCGCCAGGCACCTGAAGGAGCACGGCGACGAGTACGAGGCTGGGGGCGGACGGTTCCGTCGGCCGCGACCGGCCGACCTCGCGCTGGTCAAGGAGACGGTCGAGAACGCGGGTGACGCGTGA
- a CDS encoding pirin family protein produces the protein MTNTEIHPDAFLCSEGGLPGPLAACEGGAPVEIITAREVPLGGPRAINVRRTLPQRQRSLIGAWCFVDHFGPHEVADTGGMDVAPHPHTGLQTVSWLFDGVIEHNDSGGNAGTILPGQMNLMTAGSGICHSETSTPEAVRIHGVQLWVALPDEVRHSPERGFEHYAPEPVEFDAGTALVFLGSLLGSRSPVRMYTPLVGAELRLNPGGVLALPVDPGFEHGLLVDTGDQVRLEGVRVPKDAVGYTGVGAQTLRVANEGDQQARLVLLGGTPFGEEVLMWWNFLGRTTEEITRYREEWQSRGERFGEVEGYVGHGGPGRNREGMSRIPAPELPPVRMRPRKNPPPHAQFNG, from the coding sequence ATGACCAATACAGAGATCCACCCTGACGCCTTCCTATGTAGCGAGGGCGGCCTCCCCGGCCCCTTGGCCGCGTGCGAGGGCGGCGCTCCGGTCGAGATCATCACCGCCCGCGAGGTGCCCCTGGGAGGGCCGCGCGCGATCAACGTGCGCCGCACCCTGCCGCAGCGGCAGCGCTCGCTGATCGGCGCGTGGTGCTTCGTCGACCACTTCGGCCCGCACGAGGTGGCGGACACCGGCGGAATGGACGTGGCCCCGCACCCGCACACGGGGCTGCAGACGGTCAGCTGGCTGTTCGACGGCGTCATCGAGCACAACGACTCCGGCGGGAACGCGGGCACCATCCTGCCCGGCCAGATGAACCTGATGACGGCGGGATCGGGTATCTGCCACTCCGAGACCTCCACCCCGGAGGCGGTCCGGATCCACGGCGTGCAGCTCTGGGTCGCCCTGCCCGACGAGGTCCGGCACAGCCCGGAACGCGGGTTCGAGCACTACGCGCCCGAGCCGGTCGAGTTCGATGCGGGCACGGCACTCGTGTTCCTCGGCTCACTGCTCGGTTCGCGGTCGCCGGTGCGCATGTACACGCCGCTGGTGGGGGCCGAGCTCAGGCTGAACCCCGGCGGGGTCCTCGCCCTGCCGGTCGACCCCGGGTTCGAGCACGGCCTGCTGGTGGACACCGGCGATCAGGTCAGGCTCGAAGGCGTGCGCGTACCCAAGGACGCCGTGGGCTACACCGGGGTGGGCGCACAGACCCTGCGGGTGGCCAACGAGGGCGACCAACAGGCGAGGCTCGTGCTCCTGGGTGGAACCCCCTTCGGCGAGGAGGTCCTCATGTGGTGGAACTTCCTGGGCCGTACGACGGAGGAGATCACGCGCTACCGGGAGGAATGGCAGAGCCGCGGCGAGCGGTTCGGGGAGGTGGAGGGCTACGTGGGGCACGGCGGCCCCGGCCGCAACCGCGAGGGGATGTCGAGGATTCCGGCCCCGGAGCTGCCGCCGGTGCGGATGCGCCCCAGGAAGAACCCGCCGCCGCACGCACAGTTCAACGGCTGA
- a CDS encoding LLM class flavin-dependent oxidoreductase, whose product MQFGIFTVGDMTQDPATGRTPTEHERIKAMVAIAGKAEEIGLDVFATGEHHNRPFVPSSPTTMLGYIAARTERIILSTSTTLITTNDPVKIAEDYAMLQHLADGRVDLMMGRGNTGPVYPWFGQDIRQGIPLALENYALLRKLWREDVVDWEGKFRTPLQGFTSTPRPLDGVPPFVWHGSIRSPEIAEQAAYYGDGFFANNIFWPKRHFQKLINLYRRRFAHYGHGTPEQAIVGVGGHIFMRARSQDAVEEFRPYFDHSPLMGGGPSLEQYMEETPLTVGSPQQVIDKTLTFRENFGDYQRQLFNVDGAGVPLKTVLEQLDILGEEVLPELRREFARNRPTGVPDAPTHASLLAARAAGDASAAVTG is encoded by the coding sequence ATGCAGTTCGGGATCTTCACCGTCGGTGACATGACACAGGACCCCGCCACCGGTCGGACGCCGACCGAGCACGAGCGGATCAAGGCGATGGTCGCCATCGCCGGCAAGGCCGAGGAGATCGGGCTGGACGTGTTCGCCACCGGCGAGCACCACAACCGGCCGTTCGTGCCCTCGTCCCCGACCACCATGCTCGGCTACATCGCGGCGCGTACCGAGCGGATCATCCTGTCCACGTCCACCACGCTGATCACCACCAACGACCCGGTGAAGATCGCGGAGGACTACGCGATGCTCCAGCACCTGGCCGACGGGCGCGTGGACCTGATGATGGGCCGCGGCAACACCGGCCCGGTCTACCCCTGGTTCGGCCAGGACATCCGGCAGGGCATCCCGCTGGCGCTGGAGAACTACGCCCTCCTGCGCAAACTCTGGCGGGAGGACGTGGTCGACTGGGAGGGCAAGTTCCGCACACCGCTGCAGGGCTTCACCTCCACCCCCCGCCCGCTCGACGGCGTCCCCCCGTTCGTCTGGCACGGCTCGATCCGCTCCCCGGAGATCGCCGAGCAGGCGGCCTACTACGGAGACGGCTTCTTCGCCAACAACATCTTCTGGCCCAAACGGCACTTCCAGAAACTGATCAACCTCTACCGCAGGCGTTTCGCCCACTACGGCCACGGCACCCCGGAGCAGGCCATTGTCGGTGTCGGTGGTCACATCTTCATGCGTGCCAGGTCCCAGGACGCCGTCGAGGAGTTCCGGCCCTACTTCGACCACTCCCCCCTGATGGGCGGCGGGCCGTCGTTGGAGCAGTACATGGAGGAGACCCCGCTGACCGTCGGCAGTCCCCAGCAGGTCATCGACAAGACCCTCACCTTCCGCGAGAACTTCGGCGACTACCAACGCCAGCTGTTCAACGTCGATGGTGCCGGGGTCCCCCTGAAAACCGTGCTGGAGCAGCTCGACATCCTCGGTGAGGAGGTCCTGCCGGAGCTGAGGAGGGAATTCGCCAGAAACCGGCCGACCGGCGTGCCCGACGCCCCCACCCACGCCTCGCTGCTCGCCGCCCGCGCCGCCGGGGACGCCTCGGCGGCGGTGACGGGCTGA
- a CDS encoding DUF5996 family protein, whose protein sequence is MTDSSTTNWPSLRVSDWTDTRETLHMWTQIVGKIRMAHAPLVNHWWQVPLYVSPRGLTTSTVPYRSGAFEIEFDLLDHRLEVRSSDTGTRGFPLRPMTVAAFYSQVMDLLDRLGIKAPIRPVPNEVDPAIPFAQDHEHASYDAEAVTLFWRQLLQANRVVGEFRSHFVGKVSPVHFFWGGMDLACTRFSGRPAPEHPGGVPNCGDWVMVEGYSRELSSCGFWPGGGEEGAFYSYAYPAPDGFAEQSPGPEGAFYSTEFQQFLFPYEAARTAPDPDRAVAEFLHSTYEAAANLGHWDRPALEDDPLRWHGTPATTGSDGN, encoded by the coding sequence ATGACCGACTCATCGACCACGAACTGGCCGAGCCTGCGGGTCTCGGACTGGACGGACACCCGTGAGACCCTGCACATGTGGACCCAGATCGTGGGCAAGATCCGCATGGCCCACGCCCCGCTGGTCAACCACTGGTGGCAAGTGCCCCTGTACGTCAGCCCGCGCGGACTGACCACCTCGACCGTCCCCTACCGCTCGGGGGCCTTCGAGATCGAGTTCGACCTCCTCGACCACCGGCTCGAGGTCCGCAGCAGCGACACCGGCACACGCGGCTTCCCCCTGCGGCCCATGACGGTCGCGGCGTTCTACTCCCAGGTGATGGACCTGCTCGACCGGCTCGGGATCAAGGCGCCGATCCGACCGGTCCCCAACGAGGTCGACCCGGCCATCCCCTTCGCGCAGGACCACGAACACGCCTCCTATGACGCCGAGGCGGTCACCCTGTTCTGGCGCCAGCTCCTGCAGGCCAACCGGGTGGTCGGCGAGTTCCGCTCGCACTTCGTCGGCAAGGTCAGCCCGGTGCACTTCTTCTGGGGCGGGATGGACCTGGCCTGCACCCGCTTCTCCGGACGACCGGCCCCCGAACACCCGGGCGGAGTGCCCAACTGCGGCGACTGGGTCATGGTCGAGGGCTACTCCCGAGAACTCTCCAGCTGCGGCTTCTGGCCCGGCGGTGGCGAGGAAGGCGCCTTCTACTCCTACGCCTACCCCGCACCCGACGGCTTCGCGGAACAGTCGCCCGGCCCCGAGGGCGCGTTCTACAGCACCGAGTTCCAGCAGTTCCTCTTCCCCTACGAGGCCGCCCGCACCGCGCCCGACCCCGACCGCGCCGTGGCCGAGTTCCTGCACAGCACCTACGAGGCCGCCGCGAACCTCGGCCACTGGGACCGCCCGGCACTGGAGGACGACCCCCTGCGCTGGCACGGAACACCCGCGACCACGGGGAGCGACGGAAACTGA
- a CDS encoding hydrolase, with protein MSTKAKNGLDALLTPEESVLLLIDHQPFQVANLHSHEPSVVLNNAVGLAKAAKLFDVPTILTTVLAERGGHLIQGIQDVFPEQKPIDRTLINTWEDERVVEAVRATGRRKVIMAGLWTEICVAMPAIQAAGEDYDVYAVTDASGGVSVEAHEMAVRRMIDADVTPLNWLAVVAEWQRDWAREETASGQAEILMQHGGASGVAFAWEMQLLATQL; from the coding sequence ATGAGCACCAAGGCAAAGAACGGACTCGACGCCCTGCTGACGCCGGAGGAGAGCGTCCTCCTCCTGATCGACCACCAGCCGTTCCAGGTCGCCAACCTGCACAGCCATGAGCCGTCCGTCGTTCTCAACAACGCGGTCGGCCTGGCCAAGGCCGCCAAGCTGTTCGACGTCCCGACCATCCTGACCACCGTGCTCGCGGAGCGCGGCGGTCACCTCATCCAGGGGATCCAGGACGTGTTCCCGGAGCAGAAGCCGATCGACCGGACGCTCATCAATACCTGGGAGGACGAGCGGGTCGTCGAAGCCGTCAGGGCGACCGGCCGCAGGAAGGTGATCATGGCCGGACTCTGGACGGAGATCTGTGTGGCCATGCCGGCGATCCAGGCGGCCGGTGAGGACTACGACGTCTACGCCGTCACCGACGCGTCGGGGGGTGTGTCGGTGGAAGCCCACGAGATGGCCGTGCGGCGCATGATCGACGCCGACGTGACGCCGCTCAACTGGTTGGCCGTGGTCGCCGAGTGGCAGCGCGACTGGGCTCGTGAGGAGACCGCATCGGGCCAAGCCGAGATCCTGATGCAGCACGGCGGTGCCAGCGGCGTCGCCTTCGCCTGGGAGATGCAGTTGCTGGCCACCCAGCTCTGA
- a CDS encoding alpha/beta fold hydrolase, with the protein MWGKNDEIFDIAGATVFRRDAPDGRIERLDGGHFLFKSRLDEVVRIIGDWRAAV; encoded by the coding sequence GTGTGGGGGAAGAACGACGAGATCTTCGACATCGCCGGCGCCACGGTGTTCCGCCGCGACGCACCGGATGGGCGTATCGAGCGCCTTGACGGTGGTCACTTCCTCTTCAAGTCCCGCCTGGACGAGGTCGTGCGGATCATCGGGGACTGGCGCGCTGCCGTCTGA
- a CDS encoding DUF4260 domain-containing protein, with product MSVEPSHRQAYGWQRAENALIAVGIVLAVIAWGQPWWLLLVAFLAFDLSALGYLAGQRVGAWCYNLVHNYAAPAALVTGWAGLQLGDINADGLVLLAACWGFHVAVDRALGYGLKLGPFTHTHLGVIGKDRRANPDRGAHHPLR from the coding sequence ATGTCCGTCGAGCCATCGCATCGTCAGGCCTACGGGTGGCAGCGTGCGGAGAACGCGCTGATCGCCGTCGGCATCGTCCTCGCGGTGATCGCGTGGGGGCAGCCGTGGTGGCTGCTGCTGGTCGCGTTCCTGGCCTTCGACCTCTCCGCGTTGGGTTACCTGGCGGGCCAACGGGTGGGGGCGTGGTGTTACAACCTGGTGCACAACTACGCCGCCCCCGCGGCCCTGGTCACGGGCTGGGCCGGCCTGCAGCTCGGTGATATCAACGCCGATGGGCTGGTGCTGCTCGCGGCCTGCTGGGGGTTCCATGTCGCCGTCGACCGCGCTCTGGGGTACGGGCTGAAACTCGGCCCGTTCACCCACACCCACCTCGGCGTCATCGGCAAGGATCGGCGCGCGAACCCCGATCGGGGAGCTCACCACCCCCTGCGGTGA
- a CDS encoding helix-turn-helix domain-containing protein produces MSEEFTLTGWSKLGGLVRDARMSKGLSQAALAARANVARSWLARVEAGHRGAELEPLLRLLAALDLTLTLRSNAEEQRQVKSHPDRARTASAEKPTTQQGPPDAVDTDLRATSRARRAAWGLPASGTRNTSDD; encoded by the coding sequence ATGTCAGAAGAGTTCACCCTGACCGGGTGGTCGAAGCTCGGTGGTCTGGTCCGCGACGCCCGGATGTCCAAGGGACTCAGCCAGGCGGCTCTGGCCGCCCGGGCCAATGTCGCCCGTTCCTGGCTGGCCCGCGTCGAGGCCGGCCACCGCGGCGCCGAGCTGGAGCCCCTGCTTCGGCTGCTGGCCGCTCTGGATCTCACGCTGACCCTGCGATCGAACGCCGAGGAGCAGCGACAGGTGAAGTCGCACCCTGACCGGGCCCGCACCGCGTCCGCGGAGAAGCCCACGACCCAGCAGGGTCCGCCGGACGCCGTCGACACCGATCTGCGTGCGACCTCGCGCGCGCGCCGAGCTGCCTGGGGTCTGCCGGCCAGTGGTACCAGGAACACCAGCGATGACTGA
- a CDS encoding HipA domain-containing protein — MTERLVVLLSGQVVGHLERAASDDDPSFSYTAEYVQDGEVALSARLPIQRGTHPAKRVKPYLFGLLPENENARAAWSDQLGVSAEDAFGILAAMGWDCPGAVQFCREEDLEDLRTRDGEHHPISDTDIAERIRALADEEPSWTMPGEHWSLGGQQEKFALAKIDGRWHTAHGSAATTHIVKPGIRQLHHQALVEHVTMEAASAVGVVVAKSTFTRFGEQWAIVIDRFDRSLSGDRVLRTHQEDFAQACGRMPAHKYEAGNGPRLADMMRIMTRESTGLFDDRLALADFLLINLVAGAPDGHAKNISILRAPGLTRVAPLYDLATGLAYDARNVERSVALSIGGERIASRIRRHQLRKAAETLGLDPELLIGRVVGLAEAFPKAFEESLEGIADSAPGAQEVAERALPALQIHTRHILDRLGDH; from the coding sequence ATGACTGAGCGTTTGGTCGTCCTGCTGTCGGGCCAGGTCGTGGGCCACCTGGAACGCGCGGCCTCCGATGACGACCCCTCCTTCTCCTACACGGCCGAGTACGTGCAGGACGGTGAGGTGGCACTGTCCGCGCGCCTTCCCATCCAACGAGGCACCCATCCGGCGAAGAGGGTCAAGCCCTACCTGTTCGGACTGCTTCCCGAGAACGAGAATGCCCGTGCCGCGTGGTCCGACCAGCTCGGAGTCTCCGCCGAGGACGCCTTCGGCATCCTCGCGGCGATGGGCTGGGACTGTCCGGGAGCCGTCCAGTTCTGTCGTGAGGAGGACCTGGAAGACCTCCGGACACGCGACGGCGAACACCACCCGATCAGCGACACCGACATCGCAGAGCGGATCCGCGCACTCGCTGACGAGGAGCCGTCCTGGACGATGCCGGGCGAGCACTGGTCGTTGGGCGGCCAGCAGGAGAAGTTCGCACTCGCGAAGATCGACGGACGCTGGCACACGGCCCACGGCAGCGCCGCCACCACGCACATCGTCAAGCCGGGGATCAGGCAGCTCCACCATCAGGCCCTGGTCGAGCACGTGACCATGGAGGCCGCTTCGGCCGTGGGCGTGGTCGTCGCCAAAAGCACCTTCACCCGGTTCGGTGAGCAGTGGGCCATCGTGATCGACCGCTTCGACCGCTCCCTGTCCGGCGACCGTGTCCTGCGCACGCACCAGGAGGACTTCGCGCAGGCATGCGGACGGATGCCGGCGCACAAGTACGAGGCCGGGAACGGTCCACGGCTGGCGGACATGATGCGCATCATGACCCGCGAATCGACGGGTCTGTTCGACGACCGGCTCGCCCTCGCGGACTTCCTGCTCATCAACCTGGTGGCCGGTGCCCCCGACGGGCACGCGAAGAACATCTCGATCCTTCGAGCACCGGGGCTGACGCGTGTGGCTCCGCTGTACGACCTGGCGACGGGTCTGGCCTACGATGCCCGGAATGTCGAACGCTCGGTGGCCCTGTCCATCGGTGGCGAGCGCATCGCGTCACGGATCAGGCGCCACCAACTGAGGAAGGCCGCTGAAACCCTCGGTCTGGATCCGGAGCTCCTGATCGGGCGTGTGGTGGGGTTGGCCGAAGCGTTCCCGAAGGCGTTCGAGGAATCCCTGGAAGGGATTGCCGATTCCGCCCCGGGCGCCCAAGAGGTGGCGGAGAGGGCCCTTCCCGCGTTGCAAATCCATACCCGGCACATCCTGGACCGTCTCGGCGATCACTGA
- a CDS encoding tyrosine-type recombinase/integrase: MVHLGTAASLAIAAGADVKVVQAMLGHATATMTLDRYGHLFPDRLDEVAEAMDAARLRVLAA; the protein is encoded by the coding sequence ATGGTCCACCTTGGTACAGCCGCGTCACTCGCCATCGCGGCCGGCGCTGACGTCAAGGTCGTACAGGCGATGCTCGGCCACGCGACCGCGACCATGACCCTGGACCGGTACGGGCACCTGTTCCCCGACCGCCTGGACGAGGTCGCCGAGGCCATGGACGCCGCTCGGCTGCGGGTGCTCGCCGCGTGA
- a CDS encoding glycoside hydrolase family 16 protein, which produces MPTRLRTGSAALACAIALPLTSCATGSPVQVETVSAPASASCGLLFDDFEYDGPTDPTLHDQGWNVRSWAGGPGVPGASWDVDNVSFPEEGGDSLLRLSSTTDGTPAGTSQAELTFGEEKFHEGTYAAKVRFADSPVSGQDGDTVLQTFYTITPLAYDNDPGYSELDFEYLPNSGWGAPAEAMYLTSYHTYQRDPWEADNTSDVVDRSFEGWRDLVVQVEGGVVRYYVDAHLVAEHSGKYYPSSPMSINFNQWFIDMSGHTGGPSTYVQDVDWVYHQQGESVEPEEVNRRVGEQRDAGVSRVDEVTLGGTC; this is translated from the coding sequence GTGCCCACCCGCCTACGCACCGGCAGCGCCGCACTGGCCTGCGCCATCGCACTCCCCCTGACCTCGTGCGCGACAGGCTCGCCCGTCCAGGTGGAGACGGTCTCCGCCCCGGCCTCCGCGTCGTGCGGCCTGCTCTTCGACGACTTCGAGTACGACGGCCCTACGGATCCCACGCTGCACGACCAGGGCTGGAACGTGCGCAGCTGGGCCGGCGGCCCCGGCGTGCCCGGCGCGTCCTGGGACGTCGACAACGTGTCCTTCCCCGAGGAGGGCGGCGACTCCCTGCTGCGCCTGTCCTCGACCACGGACGGCACCCCGGCGGGCACGAGCCAGGCCGAGCTGACCTTCGGCGAGGAGAAGTTCCACGAGGGGACCTACGCCGCCAAGGTCAGGTTCGCCGACAGCCCGGTCTCCGGCCAGGACGGCGACACCGTGCTCCAGACCTTCTACACGATCACGCCCCTGGCCTACGACAACGATCCCGGCTACAGCGAGCTCGACTTCGAGTACCTGCCCAACTCCGGCTGGGGCGCCCCGGCGGAGGCCATGTACCTGACCTCGTACCACACCTACCAGCGCGACCCCTGGGAGGCGGACAACACCAGCGACGTGGTGGACCGCTCCTTCGAGGGGTGGCGCGACCTGGTCGTCCAGGTGGAGGGCGGCGTGGTCCGCTACTACGTGGACGCCCACCTGGTGGCCGAGCACAGCGGGAAGTACTACCCGTCGTCGCCGATGTCGATCAACTTCAACCAGTGGTTCATCGACATGAGCGGCCACACCGGCGGCCCGAGCACCTACGTGCAGGATGTCGACTGGGTGTACCACCAGCAGGGCGAGTCCGTGGAGCCGGAGGAGGTCAACCGGCGCGTGGGCGAGCAGCGCGACGCCGGAGTCTCCCGTGTCGACGAGGTCACCCTCGGCGGGACGTGCTGA
- a CDS encoding aspartate aminotransferase family protein, with the protein MAELSPALKQATPVVAARGEGVHIYDEDGRRYLDFTAGIGVTSTGHCHPKVVAAAQEQVATLIHGQYTTVMHRPLLRLTERLGEVLPEGVDRLFYVNSGSEAVEAALRLARQATGRQNAVVFQGSFHGRTMGAASLTTSGVKIRAGIGPLVPGVVVSPFPYAYRLGLSEAEAVEYALKELDYQFATVTSPKDTAAVFIEPVLGEGGYVPVPDAFLQGLRERADQHGFLLVMDEVQTGFGRTGTFWGHEPSGVRPDIVITAKGLASGFPLSAIAAPNAIMEKAWPGSQGGTYGGNAVSCAAALATLDVIQEEGLVENAARQGERLREGLEKVAGANPVIGDVRGKGLMLGNEFTAADGSPDGATALRAQQVAAENGLLLLTCGPAGNVVRMIPPLVVTGDQVDTAVSLWAASVEEATAD; encoded by the coding sequence ATGGCGGAGCTCTCCCCGGCCCTCAAGCAGGCGACCCCGGTGGTGGCCGCACGGGGCGAGGGTGTCCACATCTACGACGAGGACGGTCGCCGCTATCTCGACTTCACCGCCGGCATCGGCGTCACCAGTACCGGGCACTGCCACCCCAAGGTCGTGGCCGCCGCCCAGGAACAGGTGGCGACGCTGATCCACGGCCAGTACACCACCGTGATGCACCGGCCCCTGCTGCGACTCACCGAGCGTCTGGGCGAGGTGCTGCCCGAGGGAGTCGACCGGCTGTTCTACGTGAACTCCGGCAGCGAGGCGGTCGAGGCGGCCCTGCGCCTGGCCCGCCAGGCCACGGGGCGCCAGAACGCCGTGGTGTTCCAGGGATCCTTCCACGGACGCACCATGGGGGCCGCGTCCCTGACGACCTCCGGCGTCAAGATCCGCGCGGGGATCGGCCCGCTCGTCCCCGGCGTGGTGGTCTCGCCCTTCCCCTACGCCTACCGGCTGGGCCTGTCCGAGGCCGAGGCCGTCGAGTACGCGCTCAAGGAGCTGGACTACCAGTTCGCCACCGTGACCTCGCCGAAGGACACCGCCGCCGTGTTCATCGAGCCGGTCCTCGGCGAGGGCGGCTACGTACCGGTTCCGGACGCCTTCCTCCAGGGCCTGCGCGAGCGCGCGGACCAGCACGGCTTCCTCCTGGTCATGGACGAGGTGCAGACGGGCTTCGGCCGCACCGGCACCTTCTGGGGGCACGAGCCCTCGGGGGTCCGCCCGGACATCGTCATCACCGCCAAGGGCCTCGCCAGCGGGTTCCCGCTCTCGGCGATCGCCGCCCCCAACGCGATCATGGAGAAGGCCTGGCCGGGCTCCCAGGGCGGCACCTACGGCGGCAACGCGGTCTCCTGCGCCGCCGCCCTGGCCACCTTGGACGTCATCCAGGAGGAGGGGCTGGTGGAGAACGCGGCCCGCCAGGGCGAGCGGCTCCGCGAGGGCCTGGAGAAGGTCGCGGGCGCCAACCCGGTCATCGGCGACGTGCGGGGCAAGGGCCTGATGCTGGGCAACGAGTTCACCGCCGCCGACGGCTCCCCCGACGGGGCCACGGCGCTGCGCGCCCAGCAGGTGGCCGCCGAGAACGGCCTGCTGCTGCTCACGTGCGGCCCGGCCGGCAACGTGGTCCGGATGATCCCGCCGCTGGTCGTCACCGGCGACCAGGTCGACACCGCCGTCTCCCTGTGGGCCGCCTCCGTGGAAGAGGCCACCGCGGACTGA